A region from the Cellvibrio sp. PSBB006 genome encodes:
- a CDS encoding TonB-dependent receptor: MSRYLGQISWLILSALLISFPLSTFPLLASAAEAPGALTVIVKDQNTDRPLSTVQVTITKRETNATRSVETDAQGRVVVEQLDPGLYSVNLTKGGFASSYEPSVRVITRKNIKIEFELRAQVIEEMVVLGQEAEAIASVNGTYLDREALRSSVGGGADPLLSLDGLPGLASTGEFANFSVRGRGPRDNLLFVDDFPFDKAVHFDASLGEQEDVGGGGRFSIFAPNVISGAEFSPGGWGAAYGGKAASLLKLDVADGNPSPSASLRLDLAGYEVGYDGPAGITEDSTMLVSARRLDFGALFETIEELDIGEPVLRDIIVKSVTPINENNTLEVLLIDTHEDYTRGVTHVFASPNFEDVALQDSEQDSDLYGLTLRSLVGEDAVWTNKVYYRTSDKISSEGEAFPDLVPEGSPASSFPVRENIITIGEEETEIGWRSDFETLNQWGVFSAGVRVTQLELDYNTVLDGDWIRFTYDEDDFRPDPDQRYIVLTPADTNASLSQKETSYASYVEQIFERGDWEFGTGVRFERDGFADESFASPRFSVNWRPSTTVRYFATAGLFHQSPRFLDLAANPENNLKNEEITHGSVGFEVFPSSNWSVLTEAYYQNLDNLVVDLDRVSGTFANIGDGTSYGVDIVARGTITEGLYATATYSYNDAVIDRKDGRGDLAADFSREHVATFGLTWEINDRWKIAGRYKYLSGRPDEEFIIHSDVLGPGQPLRYSKEITERNVGRKSAYSLVNIRVDYRRAFGPIDVTTFLDVINVTAASSSDDTEFDYRRGINVEDENEAEPLIGLRLDYAW, translated from the coding sequence ATGAGCAGGTATTTGGGGCAGATATCATGGTTGATTCTGTCGGCGCTCCTGATCAGCTTTCCACTTTCTACCTTTCCACTTCTTGCCAGCGCAGCAGAGGCGCCCGGTGCGCTGACTGTCATTGTCAAAGATCAGAATACTGACCGGCCACTCTCAACCGTGCAGGTCACGATCACGAAACGGGAAACCAATGCCACGCGATCGGTAGAAACCGACGCACAAGGTCGCGTTGTCGTTGAACAGCTCGACCCCGGTCTCTATTCGGTGAACCTGACCAAAGGCGGGTTCGCTTCATCGTATGAGCCAAGCGTGCGTGTGATTACGCGCAAAAATATCAAGATTGAATTCGAACTTAGGGCGCAGGTCATTGAGGAAATGGTGGTTCTCGGACAGGAAGCTGAAGCCATTGCCTCTGTCAACGGCACCTATCTCGATAGAGAAGCGTTGCGAAGTTCTGTTGGCGGTGGCGCAGATCCGCTTCTCTCGCTGGACGGTTTACCTGGCCTGGCATCCACCGGGGAATTCGCGAACTTTAGCGTGCGCGGCCGTGGCCCACGAGATAATTTGTTATTCGTTGATGATTTCCCCTTTGATAAAGCGGTGCACTTTGATGCGTCACTCGGTGAACAGGAAGATGTCGGTGGCGGCGGCCGTTTCTCGATCTTCGCACCGAATGTTATCAGTGGTGCAGAGTTTTCACCGGGCGGGTGGGGTGCGGCTTATGGCGGCAAGGCGGCATCGCTACTTAAGCTGGACGTCGCCGATGGCAACCCAAGCCCCTCAGCGAGTCTGCGCCTCGACCTTGCGGGTTATGAAGTGGGCTACGACGGACCTGCCGGTATCACTGAAGACTCAACAATGCTCGTTTCTGCTCGACGCCTTGATTTCGGCGCGTTATTTGAAACGATCGAAGAACTCGACATTGGCGAGCCTGTGTTAAGAGACATCATCGTAAAGTCGGTCACACCCATCAACGAGAACAACACGCTTGAAGTTCTACTGATCGATACACACGAAGACTATACTCGCGGCGTGACGCACGTTTTTGCGTCGCCCAATTTCGAAGATGTTGCACTTCAGGATTCTGAACAAGATAGTGATTTGTATGGGCTGACATTGCGATCATTGGTCGGTGAAGACGCTGTCTGGACCAACAAGGTTTACTACCGCACAAGCGACAAAATTAGCTCAGAGGGTGAAGCATTTCCTGATCTCGTCCCTGAGGGATCGCCCGCGTCCAGTTTTCCGGTACGGGAAAACATTATTACCATCGGTGAAGAGGAAACAGAGATTGGCTGGCGAAGCGACTTTGAGACACTGAATCAATGGGGCGTGTTCAGTGCCGGTGTTCGCGTAACGCAACTTGAACTGGACTACAACACGGTCCTGGATGGCGATTGGATTCGATTTACCTACGACGAAGATGATTTTAGACCAGACCCCGATCAGCGTTATATTGTGCTGACTCCCGCCGACACCAACGCTTCACTCAGTCAGAAAGAAACAAGCTACGCAAGTTACGTAGAACAAATTTTTGAACGCGGCGATTGGGAATTTGGCACAGGCGTGCGGTTCGAACGGGACGGCTTTGCAGACGAAAGCTTCGCGTCGCCCCGGTTCAGTGTCAATTGGCGGCCGAGTACTACGGTTAGGTATTTTGCGACAGCAGGGCTCTTTCATCAGTCACCACGATTTTTAGATCTTGCCGCTAACCCGGAGAACAACCTCAAGAACGAAGAAATCACACACGGTAGTGTCGGTTTTGAAGTTTTCCCGAGCAGCAACTGGTCGGTGTTGACTGAAGCCTATTATCAAAACCTCGACAACCTGGTGGTAGACCTTGATCGCGTTAGCGGAACATTTGCTAACATTGGTGACGGCACATCCTACGGTGTCGATATCGTGGCCAGGGGTACGATTACCGAAGGCCTTTACGCTACCGCAACCTACTCTTACAACGATGCCGTCATCGACCGGAAGGACGGTCGCGGTGACCTGGCTGCCGACTTCAGCCGCGAGCATGTCGCGACCTTCGGCCTGACCTGGGAAATCAACGACCGCTGGAAGATCGCCGGGCGCTACAAATATCTGTCCGGCAGGCCAGACGAAGAATTTATTATTCATTCAGATGTGCTGGGCCCCGGACAACCACTGCGCTACTCGAAAGAAATCACAGAGCGCAATGTCGGTCGTAAAAGCGCTTACAGCCTGGTGAACATTCGCGTTGACTATCGGCGCGCATTTGGCCCCATCGATGTAACAACCTTTCTCGATGTCATCAACGTAACGGCAGCATCGTCGAGCGACGACACCGAGTTTGACTACCGCCGCGGCATTAACGTGGAAGACGAAAACGAAGCCGAGCCACTTATTGGTTTGCGGCTGGACTACGCATGGTAA
- a CDS encoding biopolymer transporter ExbD has product MRINLDDDENMEPSMAPLLDCIFLLLIFFLVATSFQQQKIDENPELQQLSIKLPESAAAMSVADGLPEPLVIAIDYKGHLYMNHNRLSVTELHQVLKEQAAANPDRRIRIDGDRNTPLQHIVHLMDLCEFEGLTNIGLRAASRAEY; this is encoded by the coding sequence ATGCGTATTAATCTCGATGACGACGAAAACATGGAACCGAGCATGGCGCCTTTGCTCGATTGTATTTTCCTGCTGCTTATTTTTTTCCTGGTTGCCACATCATTTCAGCAGCAAAAAATTGACGAGAATCCAGAGCTCCAGCAACTCTCAATTAAATTACCGGAATCAGCCGCTGCGATGTCGGTCGCTGACGGTTTACCAGAACCCCTGGTTATTGCGATTGATTACAAAGGGCATTTGTACATGAATCACAACCGACTGAGCGTGACGGAGTTGCATCAGGTGCTCAAAGAGCAAGCCGCTGCAAATCCCGATCGACGCATTCGGATTGATGGCGACCGCAACACACCCTTACAGCATATTGTTCATTTGATGGATTTATGCGAGTTCGAGGGGCTTACCAATATTGGTTTGCGAGCAGCGTCCCGTGCCGAATACTAA
- a CDS encoding MotA/TolQ/ExbB proton channel family protein, producing the protein MDFKKTVFFVGAVSYFITYSSFAWSAELTLAKTLSLFGVTGVIILGLSVMAVGVVFERFAGLRKKFIIPDGLTQQVRELWQAGHHDAIAELCKSRGSTLGKVLGFINQHRHQSLQAISTGAGDIASMDLRRHLQRAYPLAVVATIAPLAGLLGTVLGMIEAFYVVAATGSIGDPAILADGISKALLTTAAGLSAAIPALGFHHYFKSRTVMYGISLEEVINELTAEWFSARE; encoded by the coding sequence ATGGATTTTAAGAAAACTGTCTTTTTCGTCGGTGCTGTCAGCTATTTCATCACCTATTCTTCGTTCGCATGGTCGGCAGAATTAACGCTTGCCAAGACACTGAGTTTATTTGGTGTGACCGGGGTGATTATTCTTGGGCTTTCGGTTATGGCTGTGGGGGTCGTGTTCGAGCGCTTCGCGGGGTTGCGCAAGAAATTCATTATTCCCGACGGGCTGACACAACAGGTACGCGAGTTGTGGCAGGCGGGACATCACGACGCCATTGCCGAGCTTTGCAAATCGCGTGGCAGTACGCTGGGTAAAGTGTTGGGGTTTATCAATCAGCACCGACATCAAAGCCTGCAAGCCATTTCGACGGGTGCGGGCGATATTGCTTCAATGGATTTACGTCGCCATCTTCAGCGCGCTTATCCCTTAGCCGTGGTAGCAACGATTGCGCCACTGGCCGGATTGCTCGGCACGGTGCTGGGTATGATTGAAGCCTTTTACGTGGTGGCGGCAACGGGTTCGATTGGTGATCCGGCTATTCTCGCCGATGGTATTTCCAAAGCCTTGCTGACCACGGCTGCAGGTTTAAGCGCAGCCATACCCGCCCTGGGTTTTCATCACTACTTTAAAAGCCGCACGGTGATGTACGGTATTTCGCTTGAGGAAGTCATCAACGAATTAACGGCTGAATGGTTTTCTGCCAGGGAGTAA
- a CDS encoding arylamine N-acetyltransferase yields the protein MERQLKNIAAYLDQIQYGGVLTTTFDTLYQLHLRHTQSIPFENLSPFTGTQVHLDIPALLEKFTVAKRGGYCYEQNTVFQYVLEQIGFRTTGLAARVRLNMADDVITPRSHMLLLVEADGEQWIADTGFGGMTLTVPIRFAVDEIQNTPHGQYRLTRDREHYRLETRIKNEWTVLYVFDLTAHYAADYEVCNWYVSTHPGSQFVTSLVAARPEQAGRHVLHGTQYSFYPLVGEAEKKQLGSVSEIKGLLEGVFRIRTAEVVGLDARLGKLITEFF from the coding sequence ATGGAACGCCAATTGAAGAATATCGCCGCATACCTGGACCAGATCCAATATGGCGGCGTACTCACAACCACTTTCGATACGCTTTACCAACTGCACCTCCGGCATACGCAATCTATTCCCTTTGAAAACCTGTCTCCCTTTACGGGAACGCAAGTGCACCTGGACATTCCTGCCTTGCTGGAAAAATTTACGGTCGCTAAACGCGGCGGATACTGTTACGAACAAAACACTGTATTCCAGTATGTGTTGGAGCAGATCGGCTTCAGAACCACCGGCCTTGCCGCGCGCGTGCGGTTAAATATGGCGGATGATGTGATAACGCCGCGCAGTCATATGCTATTGCTGGTGGAGGCCGACGGCGAACAATGGATTGCCGACACCGGTTTCGGCGGCATGACCCTCACCGTGCCCATACGGTTCGCCGTTGATGAAATTCAAAACACGCCACATGGACAATATCGCCTCACACGCGACCGCGAGCATTACCGCCTTGAAACACGCATCAAAAATGAATGGACGGTGCTTTACGTTTTCGATTTGACCGCGCATTACGCGGCGGACTATGAGGTGTGCAATTGGTATGTGTCGACGCATCCCGGCTCCCAATTCGTCACCAGCCTGGTCGCCGCTCGACCTGAACAGGCGGGGCGGCATGTGCTGCACGGCACGCAGTATTCTTTCTATCCCCTGGTGGGCGAAGCGGAAAAAAAGCAACTCGGCTCTGTTAGTGAAATCAAGGGTCTGCTTGAAGGTGTATTCCGCATTCGCACTGCCGAGGTGGTGGGGCTGGATGCGCGATTGGGTAAGCTGATCACTGAATTTTTTTAG